In Shewanella sp. VB17, a single genomic region encodes these proteins:
- a CDS encoding NAD(P)H-quinone oxidoreductase, with protein MLSNSLPQEHAHVTYDMPGQPSVLYLARSPLPQIEAEQVLIKVHAAGLNGPDLAQRKGLYPAPQGASPILGLEVAGEIVEIGAEVNQWQLGDQICALVPGGGYGEYVVTDAKHCLPIPRGWRYQDAAAIVETFFTVWGNLFMRAGLKVGETVLIQGGSGGVGSAAIVLAKAFGARVIVTSGSDEKCDYCLHLGADLTINYHDDFVKPVMKYTQGKGVEVVFDVAGGDFINQNLKVLAVDGRMVSIAMQRGMTANVDIFRIMAKRLTWTGSTLRPQSAAAKAEIAAELLEKVWPLMGSDPINNDKLKPHIFAEFSLDDCVKAHELMESGHHRGKLVLSLLAEKNKPT; from the coding sequence ATGCTAAGTAATTCACTGCCTCAAGAGCACGCTCACGTGACTTATGATATGCCCGGTCAACCTAGTGTGCTGTATCTTGCACGATCTCCATTGCCGCAAATAGAGGCGGAACAAGTGTTAATTAAGGTGCATGCAGCTGGTCTGAATGGTCCTGATTTAGCTCAGAGAAAAGGACTTTATCCAGCACCTCAAGGGGCAAGTCCTATTTTGGGCTTAGAGGTTGCCGGTGAAATTGTAGAAATTGGGGCTGAAGTCAATCAGTGGCAGCTTGGCGATCAAATCTGCGCCTTAGTTCCAGGTGGTGGATACGGAGAATATGTGGTGACGGATGCTAAGCATTGCTTACCAATTCCTAGAGGCTGGCGCTATCAAGATGCCGCAGCGATTGTGGAAACTTTTTTCACTGTTTGGGGAAACCTGTTTATGCGCGCTGGATTAAAGGTGGGTGAAACAGTCTTGATTCAGGGTGGCTCTGGAGGGGTCGGCAGTGCTGCTATTGTGTTGGCTAAGGCATTCGGAGCCCGTGTGATAGTGACGTCTGGTAGTGATGAAAAGTGTGATTATTGCTTACACTTAGGGGCCGACCTTACGATTAATTATCATGATGATTTTGTGAAACCTGTTATGAAATATACGCAGGGGAAAGGTGTTGAAGTGGTGTTCGATGTGGCGGGTGGTGATTTTATTAATCAAAACCTTAAGGTGTTAGCTGTCGATGGGCGTATGGTGTCCATTGCTATGCAAAGGGGGATGACAGCTAACGTTGATATTTTTCGGATCATGGCCAAACGATTAACTTGGACTGGATCGACACTAAGGCCACAGAGCGCTGCGGCTAAAGCCGAAATAGCGGCTGAATTGTTAGAAAAAGTTTGGCCATTGATGGGATCAGATCCTATCAATAACGATAAACTTAAACCACATATTTTTGCTGAATTTTCTCTCGATGACTGTGTCAAAGCGCATGAGTTGATGGAATCCGGACATCATAGAGGTAAGTTAGTATTGTCTCTTCTTGCCGAAAAAAATAAGCCCACTTAG
- a CDS encoding aldose epimerase family protein has protein sequence MVSFRPLAPWQDPRGGQIERVTIDNGIIALEVLSLGGIIRSLWTPNREGERGNVVLGCDSAEDYLAQDAHLGAIAGRYANRVANGQMSFNNEHYQLDVNQATNCLHGGSEGFNRKHWHIGQLPDGVRLSLVSPDGDMGFPGKCNIQLDYRLTGNNLYMEIFAATNKPCPISLTQHSYFNLESNQSISNRDHFLQIKSQMYLPLNELGLPTKVSSVKGTNLDFRQIKAFANAQDDPAFSTTCGIDHCYLTGAKSTELTHFGSLSAPHSGRSMILYTNQPSVQIYGANFLGGEKGRYGQLLNKHQAVCMEPQQIPNGPNQTELICNPWILPNQVYHHISRYQFETF, from the coding sequence ATGGTAAGTTTCCGTCCACTAGCACCTTGGCAAGACCCCCGTGGAGGCCAAATTGAACGAGTGACAATAGATAACGGCATCATAGCACTAGAAGTGTTGAGCTTAGGAGGGATCATACGCTCGCTCTGGACACCAAACAGAGAGGGAGAACGAGGTAATGTGGTATTAGGATGTGACTCGGCTGAGGACTATTTAGCCCAAGATGCACATTTAGGCGCTATCGCAGGGCGCTATGCCAATCGAGTGGCGAATGGCCAAATGAGCTTTAACAATGAACATTATCAACTGGATGTAAATCAGGCCACTAACTGCCTTCATGGAGGCAGTGAAGGTTTTAATCGCAAACATTGGCATATCGGCCAACTACCGGATGGTGTCAGACTGAGTTTAGTCAGCCCAGATGGTGATATGGGGTTTCCAGGAAAGTGCAATATTCAACTGGATTATCGACTCACTGGAAATAACCTCTATATGGAAATTTTCGCTGCAACAAATAAACCTTGCCCCATAAGTTTGACTCAACATAGCTACTTCAATTTAGAATCAAACCAATCGATATCAAATCGTGACCATTTTCTCCAGATAAAAAGTCAAATGTACTTGCCGTTAAATGAGTTGGGCTTGCCGACTAAAGTAAGTAGTGTAAAAGGGACTAATCTAGATTTTCGCCAAATTAAAGCGTTTGCTAACGCTCAAGATGATCCAGCTTTTAGCACAACTTGTGGCATTGACCACTGTTATTTGACTGGAGCTAAAAGTACTGAACTCACGCATTTTGGTTCACTAAGTGCCCCTCATTCAGGGAGAAGTATGATACTGTATACTAACCAACCAAGCGTGCAGATATATGGAGCTAACTTTCTGGGGGGAGAAAAAGGACGCTATGGTCAGCTCCTTAACAAGCATCAAGCTGTTTGCATGGAACCACAACAAATCCCCAATGGGCCGAATCAAACTGAGCTTATATGCAATCCATGGATACTGCCCAATCAAGTCTACCACCACATAAGTCGCTATCAATTTGAGACATTTTAG
- the galK gene encoding galactokinase — translation MSNPTQRAKKLFVQTFGTTADALYLAPGRINLIGEHTDYNDGFVLPAAINFHTVIAVKRREDALYRVISDTNPGDIKEWLFGIEGEMDPKDGVINYLKGFTATMAASGLPAKGLDISVVSNVPLNAGLSSSAALEIAFGTAINDCSQLKLSPLAVAQIALSGENKYVGRASGIMDQMISALAQQDHALLIDCEDLDSELVPIPDNLSLIIVNSNVQRESIKLEYNLRRDECASVAKHFGLDSLRHLTLNQLDASKDALSDTYYRRAKHVLTENRRTQHSAHALAAGNIPKLSKLMAQSHASMRDDFDITVPEIDSLVNIISTVVGKRGGVRMTGSGFGGCVVALVDHALTDAVVAAIEQQYTQQTGLEATVYLCSACDGATRIDERLY, via the coding sequence ATGTCGAACCCCACTCAGCGCGCAAAAAAATTATTTGTGCAAACTTTTGGCACCACCGCAGATGCCCTCTATCTGGCACCAGGTCGGATAAACTTGATCGGGGAACATACAGATTATAATGATGGTTTCGTGCTTCCAGCCGCCATTAACTTTCATACTGTTATTGCAGTAAAACGCCGTGAAGACGCCTTGTATCGTGTCATTTCTGACACCAATCCCGGTGACATAAAAGAATGGCTATTTGGCATCGAAGGAGAGATGGATCCAAAAGATGGTGTGATCAATTATCTAAAGGGTTTTACTGCGACAATGGCCGCATCAGGCCTCCCCGCTAAAGGACTAGATATTTCAGTCGTAAGCAATGTTCCCTTAAATGCGGGACTATCTTCATCTGCTGCATTAGAAATTGCATTTGGTACTGCGATTAATGATTGTAGCCAGCTCAAATTATCCCCCTTAGCCGTTGCTCAAATAGCCCTGAGTGGTGAAAATAAATATGTGGGTCGTGCCAGTGGCATCATGGATCAAATGATCAGTGCATTAGCTCAGCAAGATCATGCATTACTGATCGATTGTGAAGATCTCGACAGTGAATTAGTCCCAATCCCAGACAATCTAAGTTTGATCATCGTCAACTCTAATGTGCAACGAGAATCAATAAAATTGGAATATAACCTGAGACGTGATGAGTGTGCTAGCGTCGCTAAACACTTTGGTCTAGACAGCTTAAGACACTTAACACTCAATCAACTTGACGCATCAAAAGATGCACTGTCAGATACTTATTACAGACGTGCAAAACACGTACTGACTGAGAATAGACGAACTCAACATTCAGCTCATGCATTAGCAGCCGGAAATATCCCTAAACTCAGTAAACTGATGGCACAATCTCACGCATCAATGCGCGATGATTTTGACATCACAGTGCCAGAAATTGATAGTCTTGTTAATATCATATCCACTGTTGTAGGCAAACGTGGTGGCGTCAGAATGACGGGAAGTGGATTTGGTGGCTGTGTGGTCGCCTTAGTTGATCATGCACTTACCGATGCAGTCGTCGCAGCAATTGAACAACAATATACACAACAAACTGGGCTTGAAGCCACTGTCTATTTATGCTCCGCATGCGATGGTGCAACTCGAATCGATGAACGACTCTATTAA
- a CDS encoding cation:proton antiporter family protein, with product MEPAILIITLACGMLVSRIGLPPLIGYLIAGFALFLFGIDDSSLPLLEQLAELGVTLLLFAIGLKLDIKSLFKAEVWAGSSLHLMGSMLFFITLLKLLGMLGLDQLTNLDLNQLALLAFALSFSSTIFAVKVLEDKGDMQSLYGRVAIGILIMQDIFAVAFLTISKGDIPSVWACGLLLLPLAKPLLYRVFDKVGHGELLVLFGLVMALVLGAWLFETVGLKPDLGALIIGILFAGHPKSSELAKSLFYFKELFLVAFFLTVGLNGLPSFSDVGLATILVLIIPIKILFFLYLLTRFKLRSRTALMSSFSLGNYSEFGLIVAAVATTKGWLPSQWMVILAVALSMSFLLAAPLNAASSRIYQTLKRRLVKLEKNPLHSEDRLIPIGNPRFLILGMGRIGCGAYDELKIKFDGEILGIEHKQELTDFHQSEGRNVVQGDACDSDFWEQLGHAPDLELVLLAMPHHIGSLFAVKQLQKLNYKGKLSAIVQYSEDAESLRESGVNCIYNLYEAAGAGFVDHAIKDVQIENTKN from the coding sequence ATGGAACCCGCCATTCTTATCATCACTTTAGCTTGTGGCATGTTGGTCAGTCGAATTGGCTTACCGCCGCTAATTGGCTATCTCATCGCGGGCTTTGCACTATTTTTATTTGGTATCGACGACTCAAGCTTACCATTGCTGGAACAACTGGCTGAACTCGGTGTTACCTTACTCCTGTTTGCTATTGGTCTTAAATTGGATATCAAGAGCTTATTTAAAGCTGAAGTATGGGCAGGCTCAAGTCTTCACTTAATGGGCTCGATGCTTTTCTTTATCACTCTGCTTAAATTGTTAGGTATGCTTGGCCTAGATCAGCTCACTAACCTAGATCTAAACCAATTAGCACTCTTGGCTTTTGCACTGAGTTTTTCCAGTACTATTTTTGCAGTTAAAGTACTTGAAGATAAAGGTGACATGCAATCACTTTATGGCCGTGTTGCTATTGGTATTTTGATTATGCAAGATATCTTCGCCGTGGCCTTTCTGACGATATCTAAAGGGGATATTCCTTCTGTCTGGGCATGTGGGCTTTTGCTTCTACCCTTGGCAAAGCCACTTCTCTATCGAGTGTTCGACAAAGTCGGTCACGGTGAGCTGCTGGTATTATTCGGTCTGGTGATGGCCTTAGTCTTAGGTGCTTGGCTATTTGAAACGGTTGGCCTTAAGCCGGATCTTGGCGCATTAATTATCGGTATTTTATTCGCTGGACACCCGAAATCTTCAGAGCTTGCCAAATCACTATTTTACTTCAAAGAACTCTTCCTCGTGGCTTTCTTCTTAACTGTTGGGCTTAATGGGTTACCCAGTTTCTCTGATGTTGGACTCGCCACGATATTAGTGCTAATTATCCCCATTAAAATACTCTTTTTTCTTTACCTATTAACCCGCTTTAAACTTAGATCTCGTACCGCTTTAATGAGCTCATTTAGCTTAGGTAACTATAGTGAGTTTGGATTAATCGTCGCGGCTGTAGCCACAACTAAAGGCTGGCTTCCCTCTCAATGGATGGTTATCCTTGCCGTTGCATTGAGCATGAGTTTTCTATTAGCAGCACCTTTAAACGCTGCATCTAGCAGGATATACCAAACATTAAAGCGCCGCTTAGTTAAGCTAGAAAAAAATCCGCTACATTCAGAAGATAGACTCATACCAATCGGTAACCCAAGATTTCTTATCTTAGGCATGGGTCGGATCGGTTGTGGGGCGTATGATGAACTAAAAATAAAATTTGATGGCGAAATTTTAGGAATTGAACATAAACAAGAGTTGACCGATTTCCATCAAAGTGAAGGACGCAATGTTGTACAGGGTGATGCCTGTGATAGTGACTTCTGGGAACAATTAGGTCACGCCCCTGATCTGGAGCTCGTACTGTTAGCTATGCCCCATCATATTGGTAGCCTATTTGCAGTAAAGCAACTACAGAAACTTAACTACAAAGGTAAGTTAAGTGCCATAGTCCAGTACAGTGAAGATGCAGAATCATTGAGAGAATCAGGAGTCAATTGTATTTATAATCTATACGAAGCCGCTGGTGCCGGTTTTGTCGATCATGCAATAAAAGATGTGCAAATCGAAAACACTAAAAACTAA
- a CDS encoding protein-disulfide reductase DsbD — protein MKKIIPLILSFVLTSTMLLLTPLAHGEDVFSNSQFNFLKGEPTLMPVDEAFVFEFKQAGNLLKVSWVIADGYYMYRDKLKFEANGAQLNEISLPTGKKHKDEYFGEQEVYYSFIEIPIALKEANDESTVSVTFMGCAEGKLCYPPTKKQILLSKVSPEEDSKNSHIENDSASQPVTQQDSLSQKLTNGSLLGTLIIFFGLGIGLALTPCVFPMYPILSGIIVGQGEKLSTAKAFSLSMVYVQGMAITYSLLGLVVASAGMKYQAALQHPVVLIVLAVLFFVLSLSMFGLYELKLPSSWQEKMNRFSNNQKGGNAAGVFLMGIISGLVASPCTTAPLSGALVYVAQTGDLLQGFLALYVLSMGMGVPLLIIGTSGGKLLPRAGSWMDVIKTVFGFLLIAVSVVMVSRIWPGFISDVLWSIWGIVLVGYLMHQNKLTEFSWKQSTRAVLLTLGLLASFSYGFQAVMTEFGEQSSGQNVPVQQDDHKRIKSLADLNIEVAAAAAQGKPVMLDLYADWCVACKEFEAITFKDPQVQKRLSQIVFLQADVTDNDMVDIELLEHYNVLGLPTLLMFDTSGKLRDELRITGFMKPDPFATHLDLLLNK, from the coding sequence ATGAAAAAAATAATACCCCTAATCCTTTCATTCGTCCTCACCAGTACAATGCTGTTACTGACGCCTTTGGCTCACGGTGAGGATGTCTTTAGTAACAGTCAGTTCAACTTCCTTAAAGGTGAGCCGACTTTGATGCCCGTCGATGAAGCCTTTGTCTTCGAGTTCAAACAAGCAGGCAACCTACTTAAAGTAAGCTGGGTTATTGCAGATGGTTACTACATGTACCGCGATAAACTCAAGTTTGAAGCGAATGGTGCTCAGCTTAATGAAATAAGCTTACCTACAGGTAAAAAACACAAGGATGAATATTTTGGTGAACAAGAGGTTTACTACTCCTTCATCGAAATTCCAATCGCACTGAAAGAGGCGAATGATGAAAGCACTGTCAGCGTCACCTTTATGGGCTGCGCCGAAGGAAAACTCTGCTACCCTCCGACTAAAAAGCAAATACTTTTATCAAAGGTGTCTCCTGAAGAGGATTCAAAAAACAGTCACATTGAAAATGACTCAGCTTCGCAGCCCGTAACCCAGCAAGATAGCTTAAGCCAAAAGCTAACCAACGGTAGTTTACTCGGCACCTTAATCATCTTCTTCGGTTTAGGCATAGGCCTAGCCTTAACCCCTTGTGTTTTCCCTATGTATCCTATCCTGTCAGGCATTATCGTCGGCCAAGGTGAAAAACTATCCACAGCCAAAGCCTTTAGCTTGTCGATGGTTTATGTGCAAGGCATGGCAATCACTTACTCCCTGTTAGGCTTAGTTGTTGCATCAGCTGGAATGAAATATCAAGCGGCTCTGCAACACCCAGTCGTTCTCATCGTTTTAGCCGTACTCTTCTTTGTTTTGAGTCTGTCTATGTTCGGCCTCTATGAACTTAAGCTTCCTTCAAGCTGGCAGGAGAAAATGAACCGTTTCTCCAATAATCAAAAAGGGGGCAATGCGGCTGGTGTCTTCTTGATGGGGATCATTTCAGGTCTAGTTGCCTCACCTTGTACCACAGCCCCCTTATCCGGTGCGCTCGTTTATGTTGCTCAGACCGGAGACCTACTACAAGGCTTCTTAGCGTTATATGTACTGAGTATGGGCATGGGCGTGCCTCTGCTTATTATAGGCACCTCTGGTGGCAAGCTACTGCCAAGAGCGGGGAGTTGGATGGATGTGATTAAAACAGTATTTGGCTTCCTACTGATTGCCGTATCTGTGGTCATGGTCAGTCGAATTTGGCCAGGCTTTATCTCTGATGTCTTGTGGTCAATTTGGGGGATTGTACTCGTTGGTTACCTCATGCACCAAAATAAGCTGACCGAATTTAGCTGGAAACAGTCAACTCGAGCAGTACTGCTCACCTTAGGTTTATTAGCCAGCTTCTCCTACGGCTTTCAAGCTGTCATGACAGAATTTGGCGAACAAAGCTCTGGCCAAAATGTGCCAGTGCAACAAGATGACCATAAACGCATCAAATCTCTCGCTGATTTAAACATTGAAGTTGCTGCAGCCGCCGCTCAAGGTAAACCCGTGATGCTAGACCTGTACGCCGATTGGTGTGTTGCCTGTAAAGAATTTGAAGCGATTACTTTTAAAGATCCACAAGTACAAAAACGTCTGTCTCAAATAGTATTTCTACAAGCAGATGTCACCGACAACGATATGGTTGATATCGAGCTATTAGAACATTACAACGTCTTAGGCTTACCTACTCTGTTGATGTTTGATACCTCTGGTAAATTACGTGATGAGCTTAGAATCACAGGTTTTATGAAACCGGATCCCTTTGCCACACACTTGGATCTTTTATTGAATAAATAA
- a CDS encoding FxsA family protein yields the protein MFLVFIVIFILVPVIELNVLIQVGDALGSLTTVGLVFLTAIVGVSLVRSQGISTLMQVQQKLARGEAPGQEIVEGMMLAVAGLLLLIPGFVTDTIGLLLLTPMTRIPVAGFIYKKMQVKVAANGGFQGGFGQGNHSPFGHPPPNNKSNNPEGGDTFDGDFEHKSDTDEHRVEHKKNNDEQK from the coding sequence GTGTTTTTGGTTTTTATTGTCATCTTTATTTTGGTTCCCGTGATCGAGTTAAACGTGTTGATTCAGGTGGGGGATGCCTTGGGAAGCTTGACAACGGTTGGTTTGGTATTTTTAACAGCGATTGTGGGTGTTTCTTTAGTGCGTAGTCAAGGTATAAGCACCTTGATGCAAGTTCAACAGAAGCTCGCGCGCGGAGAAGCACCGGGTCAGGAAATCGTTGAGGGGATGATGTTGGCCGTTGCTGGCTTGCTGTTATTGATCCCAGGTTTTGTGACCGATACGATAGGACTATTACTTTTGACGCCAATGACTCGCATTCCTGTTGCTGGTTTTATCTATAAAAAAATGCAAGTTAAGGTCGCTGCTAATGGCGGATTTCAGGGAGGTTTTGGGCAAGGTAATCATTCACCTTTCGGTCATCCCCCGCCTAACAACAAGAGTAATAACCCTGAAGGTGGTGATACGTTTGATGGCGATTTTGAGCATAAATCCGATACTGATGAACATAGAGTTGAACATAAAAAAAATAATGATGAACAAAAATAG
- a CDS encoding protein kinase, with protein sequence MPNSQPPSKQVNSHSTTAKSEPQLQHFYISEEQSIYLLKANDARKHRAWIRLCKQQLAKLGYVDLDLVGKGAYGFVFSGIDPHGADHVFKFSRVTLPQHVQDRLEEEAFMLSQVKHPNVPPAIKFARGGKQGILVMARAPGEDLEQLCLKRGALPAYMVMNIARQLANILQYLHHGRPLVHGDIKPSNLVYDVQTNHLSLIDWGSAVFAQRDAQGHPVNDNVMNLLSSDHQHTNARMGDVYFIGEEQLNGELSSTRFDEQGTAATLYAIASGQASRFGSKVIKATCIGLPMELARTLDGMLSEDPLQRKIAGDYFLKSMLHSHRLHLPELDTPPRVEDIPIWDLSRERDVETVIYSSRKSFLKEHTSADPINKMDDLQLEKYYRNFMAGMGDTEKGFIAAVGRISQYSIVGGLAIHWRETGIFIDSNLALYNLEEKKALILAVNNMVTLARGIRRIGVFKACFFNARDTLHLERDDTNTPFQITPSQQLPFEVGKIPSLENKSRLHSYFEDGRDPDENLELPNEIMTELSWINKIHHTGCIIFEVLPKHMKIHSYLRLLNPKKQVEFRASLDRILHHVDKIQGKGVSGFMKLPYKNTRKFSHIDCKKEWFYPKNPKNINLK encoded by the coding sequence ATGCCGAACTCCCAACCGCCATCGAAGCAAGTAAACTCTCATTCGACAACCGCTAAGTCAGAACCCCAACTGCAACACTTTTATATCTCTGAAGAGCAGTCAATTTACCTACTTAAAGCCAATGATGCTCGCAAACACAGAGCATGGATCCGTTTATGTAAGCAACAACTGGCTAAATTAGGCTATGTCGATTTAGATTTGGTCGGTAAAGGCGCTTATGGATTTGTGTTTTCTGGTATCGATCCACATGGTGCGGATCATGTGTTTAAATTCTCTCGGGTAACTTTACCTCAGCATGTTCAAGATCGACTAGAAGAAGAAGCTTTTATGCTTTCTCAGGTCAAACACCCTAATGTTCCTCCCGCCATAAAGTTTGCTCGCGGTGGCAAGCAAGGGATCTTAGTCATGGCTCGTGCTCCCGGAGAGGATCTCGAACAACTTTGCCTAAAAAGAGGTGCACTGCCCGCTTATATGGTCATGAATATCGCTAGGCAGTTAGCGAATATATTACAATACTTACATCACGGTCGCCCTTTGGTGCACGGGGATATAAAGCCTTCTAACTTGGTTTATGATGTGCAAACTAATCACCTTTCACTTATCGACTGGGGATCGGCGGTCTTTGCGCAACGTGATGCCCAAGGTCATCCGGTCAATGACAATGTGATGAATTTACTCTCAAGCGATCATCAACATACTAATGCAAGAATGGGCGATGTCTACTTTATTGGTGAAGAGCAACTTAATGGTGAGTTATCCAGTACTCGGTTTGATGAACAAGGCACTGCTGCAACGCTTTACGCTATAGCATCAGGCCAAGCCAGTCGTTTTGGTAGTAAAGTCATTAAAGCCACCTGTATCGGCCTACCAATGGAGCTAGCTCGAACATTGGATGGCATGCTCAGCGAAGATCCCCTCCAGCGAAAAATAGCGGGTGATTACTTTCTAAAAAGTATGCTTCATAGTCATAGATTACACCTTCCTGAGCTCGATACTCCTCCACGAGTCGAAGATATTCCTATTTGGGACCTGAGTCGAGAACGAGATGTTGAAACTGTCATATATAGTTCCCGAAAGTCCTTCTTAAAAGAGCACACCAGTGCTGATCCCATCAACAAAATGGATGATCTGCAATTAGAAAAATACTATCGTAATTTTATGGCTGGCATGGGCGATACCGAGAAAGGCTTTATTGCTGCAGTAGGTCGTATAAGTCAATACTCTATCGTCGGCGGACTTGCAATACATTGGCGAGAAACAGGCATATTCATCGATTCAAATCTTGCTCTATATAACCTTGAAGAAAAAAAAGCCCTTATCTTAGCAGTCAATAATATGGTGACTCTCGCCAGAGGGATCCGACGTATCGGCGTGTTTAAAGCTTGCTTCTTCAACGCCCGGGACACCTTGCACTTAGAGCGCGACGACACAAACACGCCTTTCCAAATAACGCCAAGTCAACAGCTACCATTCGAAGTTGGCAAGATCCCTTCTCTTGAAAATAAATCTCGTCTGCATTCTTATTTCGAAGATGGGCGCGATCCTGATGAAAATCTCGAGCTTCCCAATGAAATAATGACAGAGCTAAGCTGGATAAATAAAATCCATCACACTGGTTGCATCATCTTCGAGGTTCTTCCAAAACACATGAAAATACACAGCTATTTAAGACTTCTTAATCCAAAAAAACAAGTAGAGTTTAGGGCTAGCCTCGACAGAATATTGCACCATGTTGATAAAATACAAGGTAAAGGTGTTTCTGGCTTTATGAAACTACCATACAAGAACACCCGAAAATTCAGTCATATTGATTGTAAAAAAGAATGGTTTTATCCGAAAAACCCAAAAAATATCAATCTTAAATAA
- a CDS encoding DUF2938 domain-containing protein produces MSVSVEFIIAAILLGCGATLVMDLWAMFLLRRFKIPSLNYAMVGRWVGHFFQGQFVHVNIGQAFAITGEKILGWIVHYLIGIFFSAILLGIWGIEWLQAPSLLPAILMGLITVLAPFLILQPGMGAGIAASKTPEPNVARLRSLGAHLSFGIGLYLSGIALMFVNRILG; encoded by the coding sequence ATGAGTGTGAGTGTAGAATTTATAATAGCCGCGATATTACTAGGTTGTGGTGCTACTTTGGTGATGGATTTATGGGCCATGTTTTTATTGCGACGATTTAAGATCCCCTCACTAAATTATGCCATGGTCGGTCGCTGGGTTGGACATTTTTTCCAAGGACAATTCGTTCACGTTAACATCGGACAAGCTTTTGCTATTACTGGAGAGAAGATACTTGGCTGGATCGTGCATTATCTTATAGGGATCTTTTTTTCTGCCATTTTATTGGGCATTTGGGGCATAGAATGGTTACAGGCACCCAGTCTATTACCTGCTATATTAATGGGTCTTATTACTGTGTTAGCGCCTTTCTTGATTCTGCAACCGGGCATGGGGGCTGGCATTGCCGCATCTAAGACACCTGAGCCTAACGTGGCGCGATTACGTAGTCTAGGTGCACATCTCTCATTTGGAATTGGGCTGTATCTTTCTGGAATAGCCTTGATGTTTGTCAACCGTATCCTTGGCTAA
- a CDS encoding thiopurine S-methyltransferase: MESSFWSRKWDVQQIGFHQNKVNPLLIKYWPSLNLLAGCEVFVPLCGKSLDMCYLTELGHKVQGCELSEVAAKQFFAENNLAYSMTPLVTSKGQLSKFDSARVTFYQGDIFTLTANELPSLSAFYDRAALIAWPESMRQAYVGKLAELLPPKSIGLLITLDYPQEAMKGPPFSVSDDWVLANMSDDFEVERLNCEDVLPSNPKFVDSQVPWLTESVYRLTRKG, encoded by the coding sequence ATGGAATCTAGTTTTTGGAGTCGTAAATGGGATGTTCAACAGATAGGTTTTCATCAGAATAAGGTTAATCCTTTACTGATTAAGTATTGGCCTAGCCTTAACTTATTAGCGGGATGTGAGGTTTTTGTTCCCCTGTGTGGCAAGAGTTTAGATATGTGTTATTTGACTGAATTAGGCCACAAAGTTCAGGGTTGTGAGCTAAGCGAAGTTGCTGCAAAACAGTTTTTTGCTGAAAATAATCTTGCCTACTCGATGACTCCATTAGTGACGTCTAAAGGCCAACTTAGCAAATTTGACTCAGCGCGAGTGACGTTCTATCAAGGTGATATTTTTACTTTGACGGCAAATGAGCTTCCCTCTTTGAGTGCTTTTTATGATAGAGCGGCCTTAATTGCTTGGCCAGAGTCTATGCGTCAGGCATATGTTGGTAAGCTTGCTGAACTGCTGCCTCCTAAGAGTATAGGCTTGCTCATTACCTTAGATTATCCGCAAGAAGCGATGAAGGGGCCGCCTTTTTCTGTATCTGATGACTGGGTGCTCGCTAATATGAGTGATGATTTTGAAGTAGAGCGACTTAACTGTGAAGATGTATTACCTAGCAACCCTAAGTTTGTCGATAGTCAGGTTCCTTGGTTAACAGAGTCAGTGTATCGACTCACAAGGAAAGGTTAA